The following coding sequences lie in one Pseudarthrobacter phenanthrenivorans Sphe3 genomic window:
- a CDS encoding Gfo/Idh/MocA family protein produces the protein MGFETKTIRIAMNGITGRMGYRQHLLRSILPIRDAGGFTLEDGTRVQVEPILVGRNEAKIRELAEKHKVSEWSTDLDAVINDPTIDVVFDASMTSLRAATLKKAMRAGKHIFTEKPTAETLEEAIELARMGKEAGVTAGVVHDKLYLPGLVKLRRLVDEGFFGRILSIRGEFGYWVFEGDIQAAQRPSWNYRKEDGGGMTTDMFCHWNYVLEGIIGKVKSVNAKTATHIPTRWDEAGKEYKATADDATYGIFELETPGGDGVIGQINSSWAVRVYRDELVEFQVDGTHGSAVAGLNKCVAQQRAHTPKPVWNPDLPVTESFRDQWQEVPANAELDNGFKLQWEEFLRDVVAGREHRFGLLSAARGVQLAELGLRSNDERRTLDIPEITL, from the coding sequence ATGGGCTTCGAAACTAAGACAATCCGCATCGCCATGAACGGCATCACCGGGCGCATGGGCTACCGCCAGCACCTGCTGCGCTCCATCCTTCCCATCCGTGACGCCGGCGGCTTCACGCTGGAGGACGGCACCCGGGTCCAGGTGGAACCCATCCTGGTGGGACGCAACGAAGCCAAGATCCGCGAGCTCGCCGAGAAGCACAAGGTGTCCGAGTGGAGCACCGACCTCGACGCCGTCATCAACGACCCCACCATCGACGTCGTGTTTGACGCCTCCATGACCAGCCTCCGCGCAGCCACCCTCAAGAAGGCGATGCGGGCCGGCAAGCACATTTTCACCGAGAAGCCCACGGCCGAAACCCTTGAAGAGGCCATCGAGCTAGCCCGTATGGGAAAGGAAGCCGGCGTTACTGCAGGCGTCGTCCACGACAAGCTCTACCTGCCCGGACTGGTCAAGCTCCGCCGCCTGGTGGATGAGGGCTTCTTCGGCCGCATCCTGTCCATCCGCGGTGAGTTCGGCTACTGGGTCTTCGAAGGCGACATCCAGGCAGCGCAGCGCCCGTCCTGGAACTACCGCAAGGAAGACGGCGGCGGAATGACCACGGACATGTTCTGCCACTGGAATTACGTCCTTGAGGGCATCATTGGCAAGGTCAAGAGCGTCAACGCCAAGACCGCCACCCACATCCCCACCCGCTGGGACGAGGCAGGCAAGGAATACAAGGCCACGGCGGATGACGCCACCTACGGCATCTTCGAGCTCGAGACCCCGGGCGGCGACGGAGTCATCGGCCAGATCAACTCCTCCTGGGCCGTGCGCGTGTACCGGGATGAACTGGTGGAGTTCCAGGTGGACGGCACCCACGGTTCCGCTGTGGCAGGCCTGAACAAGTGCGTTGCCCAGCAGCGTGCCCACACCCCCAAGCCAGTCTGGAACCCGGACCTGCCCGTCACGGAGTCCTTCCGCGACCAGTGGCAGGAAGTCCCCGCCAACGCTGAGCTGGACAACGGCTTCAAGCTGCAGTGGGAGGAATTCCTCCGCGACGTCGTCGCCGGCCGGGAACACCGCTTCGGCCTGCTGTCCGCCGCCCGCGGCGTCCAGCTCGCCGAGCTCGGCCTGCGCTCCAATGACGAACGCCGCACCCTCGATATCCCGGAGATCACCCTCTAA
- a CDS encoding LacI family DNA-binding transcriptional regulator, with amino-acid sequence MAASTLTEVARLAGVSPATASRVLNGSARKPGKDIAERVRQAAESLGYVPNAQAQGLAKSSSGLIGLIVHDIADPYFSAIARGVQAAAREQRKMVLLATTGGAPAEEREAVAAFAARRADSIVIAGSRSSRDEDREDNAELAAELDRYCRNGGRVAVVGHPVVGAAAPEGYHVIAVPNQDLAGDLAAQLAAGFGGDFVIIGGPEGLYTSDDRIRGFQEGLAKAGQAPAEVVRTSFNRSGGYEAGLKLAARIKSAREGGREAAGPKLCIFAVNDVMAIGASAALRAEGLRIPRDATIAGFDDIETLRDFRPALSTVRLPLEEIGRLATRATARPSRSSGDGEEDGQQPVTGEVTLRRSTEAVA; translated from the coding sequence GTGGCTGCAAGTACCCTTACCGAGGTGGCCCGGCTGGCCGGGGTCTCACCCGCCACGGCGTCGCGGGTGTTGAACGGCTCCGCGCGCAAGCCCGGCAAGGACATCGCTGAGCGGGTCCGCCAGGCCGCCGAGTCGCTGGGATACGTCCCCAATGCCCAGGCCCAGGGCCTGGCGAAATCCAGTTCCGGCTTGATCGGCCTGATTGTGCACGACATTGCAGACCCCTATTTTTCGGCCATAGCCAGGGGGGTTCAGGCGGCCGCACGTGAACAGCGCAAGATGGTACTGCTCGCCACGACCGGAGGGGCGCCGGCTGAAGAGCGTGAAGCCGTGGCGGCTTTCGCCGCACGGCGTGCAGATTCGATTGTCATTGCCGGGTCGCGTTCGTCCCGGGACGAGGACCGCGAGGACAATGCTGAACTGGCGGCGGAGCTGGACAGGTATTGCCGCAATGGTGGACGGGTGGCGGTGGTGGGACATCCGGTGGTGGGCGCTGCCGCCCCCGAGGGGTACCACGTGATCGCGGTCCCCAACCAGGATCTGGCCGGCGACCTGGCAGCGCAGCTTGCCGCCGGCTTCGGCGGCGATTTCGTCATCATCGGTGGCCCCGAGGGCCTCTACACCTCCGATGACAGGATCCGCGGGTTCCAGGAGGGCCTGGCAAAAGCCGGCCAAGCACCCGCTGAGGTCGTAAGGACCTCGTTCAACCGCTCCGGCGGTTATGAGGCGGGCCTAAAGCTGGCGGCCCGCATCAAGTCCGCACGTGAAGGCGGCAGGGAAGCCGCCGGCCCCAAGCTGTGCATCTTCGCAGTCAACGACGTCATGGCCATCGGCGCCTCGGCGGCATTGCGGGCCGAAGGGCTTCGGATTCCCCGGGACGCCACCATCGCCGGTTTCGACGACATCGAAACCCTTCGCGATTTCCGCCCGGCGCTTTCCACCGTCCGATTGCCGCTTGAGGAGATCGGCCGGCTTGCCACCCGGGCCACGGCCAGGCCCTCAAGAAGCAGCGGCGACGGGGAAGAAGACGGCCAGCAGCCCGTTACAGGCGAAGTAACTCTCCGCCGCAGCACCGAAGCGGTGGCCTGA
- a CDS encoding alpha/beta hydrolase, producing MAVALSSIRAQATAGSCPAPGPRPAMLVLPGGGYARQADHEAEPVAEWLAGLGIHAFVLRYRVAPDRHPAPLEDAKEAMLQIRLGSHGLAVDPERVGVLGFSAGGHLAATLSTATATGSGRLDVPAAVPDLTVLCYPVVSYTRSVHQGSVDNLLGSAPPSDVLAELSAERQVTAATPPAFVWHTADDDAVHVRHSLGYAGALMDAGVPAELHVFPHGRHGLGLATDEPGPRQWTALCADWLNRAGWASTGAAAGSSSRAGSPDGSAAR from the coding sequence ATGGCAGTTGCATTGAGCAGCATCCGAGCCCAGGCCACCGCCGGCTCCTGCCCCGCCCCCGGCCCCAGGCCTGCCATGCTTGTGCTGCCGGGCGGCGGCTACGCCCGGCAGGCCGACCACGAGGCCGAACCGGTGGCGGAATGGCTGGCCGGTCTGGGCATCCACGCCTTCGTGCTGCGCTACCGGGTTGCGCCGGACCGGCACCCGGCCCCACTGGAGGATGCAAAGGAAGCCATGCTGCAGATCCGCCTCGGCTCCCACGGGCTGGCAGTGGATCCGGAACGCGTCGGCGTCCTTGGATTTTCCGCCGGCGGGCACCTCGCCGCCACCTTGTCCACCGCCACGGCAACGGGAAGCGGGCGCCTGGACGTCCCGGCAGCAGTCCCGGACCTGACGGTGCTGTGCTACCCCGTGGTTTCGTACACCCGCTCTGTCCATCAAGGATCCGTGGACAACCTCCTCGGCAGCGCGCCGCCGTCGGACGTCCTTGCCGAACTTTCCGCCGAGCGGCAGGTAACCGCTGCCACCCCTCCCGCCTTCGTCTGGCACACAGCGGATGACGACGCCGTCCACGTCAGGCACAGCCTGGGCTACGCCGGAGCGCTCATGGACGCGGGCGTTCCTGCTGAGCTGCACGTCTTTCCCCACGGCAGGCACGGCCTGGGCCTCGCCACGGACGAACCGGGGCCACGCCAGTGGACGGCGCTGTGTGCAGACTGGCTGAACCGTGCAGGCTGGGCTTCGACGGGGGCCGCTGCCGGCAGCAGCAGCCGGGCCGGCAGCCCTGACGGGTCGGCTGCCCGCTGA
- a CDS encoding aldose 1-epimerase family protein: MPSTEHSLASGPYTAIVTARGGALRELRFRGRDLVLGFGPDGRIPDYRGVICAPWPNRLKDGKYTYRGKAYEAVINEPERGSALHGLATDKIWDVRQAAGDSVGLTCKMTAGPQYPSDLEVSVTYLLAPDGLRCTVTAVNSGSATAPYGVCPHPYLVAGPGKLDGWTLELPARQFLEVTPDRLLPVGMKGVDQHDFDFRSRRPLGALRIDHAFTGIARDREGLARVRVHDPAGTGVELEWGAEWPWVQIHTADKPVGPDRLGLAVEPMTCPPDAFNSGTDLLHLAAGESHSASWTIRAL; encoded by the coding sequence ATGCCCTCCACAGAACACAGCCTCGCCAGCGGGCCGTATACCGCCATCGTCACAGCCCGCGGTGGTGCCCTCCGGGAACTCAGGTTCCGCGGCCGCGACCTTGTGCTCGGGTTTGGCCCGGACGGGAGGATTCCCGACTATCGCGGGGTCATCTGTGCCCCCTGGCCCAACCGCCTCAAGGACGGAAAGTATACGTACCGCGGCAAGGCGTACGAGGCTGTAATCAATGAACCGGAACGAGGCTCCGCCCTTCACGGCCTGGCCACGGACAAAATCTGGGATGTTCGGCAGGCCGCCGGAGATTCGGTGGGATTGACGTGCAAAATGACGGCAGGTCCGCAATACCCCTCGGACCTAGAAGTGTCCGTCACCTACCTGCTGGCGCCGGACGGACTGAGGTGCACAGTGACTGCCGTCAACTCGGGGTCAGCCACGGCCCCTTACGGTGTCTGTCCCCACCCCTATCTGGTGGCTGGGCCGGGGAAGCTGGACGGTTGGACGTTGGAACTTCCCGCCCGCCAGTTCCTGGAAGTGACCCCGGACCGGCTGCTTCCGGTGGGCATGAAGGGTGTGGACCAGCACGACTTCGACTTCCGCAGCCGCCGCCCGCTGGGCGCTTTGAGAATCGACCACGCCTTCACTGGCATTGCCCGCGACAGGGAGGGGCTGGCCCGGGTCCGCGTCCATGATCCCGCGGGAACCGGCGTTGAACTCGAGTGGGGCGCGGAATGGCCGTGGGTCCAGATCCACACGGCCGACAAGCCGGTGGGGCCGGACCGGCTGGGGCTGGCCGTTGAACCCATGACGTGCCCGCCGGACGCCTTCAACTCCGGTACGGATCTCCTTCATCTGGCTGCGGGGGAGTCGCATTCGGCATCCTGGACAATTCGGGCCCTGTAG
- a CDS encoding DNA alkylation repair protein — translation MDQGEAVNTRLLDAVRTALLEAADPVRGAGARAYMKSAMPCLGVRVPQVRRIAKAAAAQSPFASAGQLRATVLELWRNASWREERYAAIDLTASRLVAGDMHMLPVYEEIIRSGAWWDFVDNVAPRLGGLLQRNRPEMSAIVLAWSTDADFWIRRAAILSQLKAKAGTDTVLLASVLEANLRDPEFFIRKAIGWALREYAKTAPDWVAAFVAAHGSTMSALSRREALRHLSGRPGVP, via the coding sequence ATGGACCAAGGCGAAGCCGTGAACACCCGCCTGCTGGACGCCGTCAGGACGGCACTGCTTGAAGCGGCCGACCCGGTGAGGGGTGCCGGGGCGCGGGCCTATATGAAATCCGCCATGCCGTGCCTCGGCGTCCGGGTGCCCCAGGTGCGCCGCATCGCCAAGGCCGCCGCCGCCCAGTCGCCGTTCGCCTCGGCTGGCCAGCTCCGCGCCACCGTCCTTGAGCTGTGGCGGAACGCTTCATGGCGGGAGGAACGGTATGCAGCCATTGACCTCACCGCCAGCCGACTGGTTGCCGGTGACATGCACATGCTTCCCGTCTACGAGGAGATCATCCGCAGCGGGGCGTGGTGGGACTTCGTGGATAACGTGGCCCCGCGGCTCGGTGGTTTGCTGCAAAGGAACCGCCCGGAAATGTCAGCCATAGTCCTCGCCTGGAGCACCGATGCGGACTTCTGGATAAGGCGGGCAGCCATCCTCTCGCAGCTCAAGGCGAAGGCGGGCACCGATACCGTACTCCTGGCCAGCGTTCTGGAAGCGAACCTGAGAGACCCGGAATTCTTCATTCGCAAGGCCATCGGCTGGGCCCTGCGCGAGTACGCCAAGACGGCGCCGGACTGGGTGGCAGCGTTCGTGGCCGCACACGGCAGCACCATGAGCGCCCTCTCCCGCCGGGAGGCCCTGCGGCACCTGTCCGGGCGCCCTGGCGTTCCCTAG
- the mptB gene encoding polyprenol phosphomannose-dependent alpha 1,6 mannosyltransferase MptB, with amino-acid sequence MTARVPAAGERASATAAPAGGADVDNARSPLLAGFIGSMFMMIGSLGVGWLAPVSELRRMPLFIWMRAEAVGVALSIILLAVGGMLLVRAWLRLGQRVRVWGGEARKATVMAVAAWGLPMMFSVPLFSRDVYAYIGQGRLMVEGFNPYENGISALSNYFQLGADKMWTEAPVPYGQLFLWIEQFVVWSTNVQPEASVMLFRLVALAGVVLCVIYVPRLAELHGVNPHRALWLTAANPLFLTNFIASVHNDALMIGLALAGLYYSATHRVVRGVVLVTLSIAVKPITIVFLPFIGLLWAGKDAGWLRKFVFWGLTAGLSLGLLVLMSLVNGFGFGWINGLSAPGSISIWYAPVGLIGMVVASLANSFGLEGAVFADVVFDGGKLLAVGIVAWQIFRGDYDRVMRRLTLAFAAVVLLAPMIQSWYVVWLIPLFAVTGIRNDWQVKALYFVVSFFMIYAISDQLEVFPYLQTEDLGFALALARVAAAVTGLLFGLYLVFWDPRTRRLFRKTHETVVERPVI; translated from the coding sequence ATGACGGCGCGTGTGCCTGCGGCGGGGGAGAGGGCTTCCGCCACCGCAGCCCCGGCCGGCGGTGCCGACGTGGACAACGCCCGCTCCCCGCTCCTTGCCGGGTTCATTGGTTCCATGTTCATGATGATCGGATCCCTGGGGGTGGGCTGGCTGGCGCCTGTCTCCGAACTCCGCCGGATGCCGCTGTTTATCTGGATGAGGGCTGAAGCGGTGGGGGTCGCGCTCTCCATCATCCTGCTCGCGGTGGGCGGGATGCTCCTGGTCCGTGCGTGGCTCCGGCTGGGACAGCGGGTGCGCGTCTGGGGCGGGGAGGCGCGGAAGGCCACAGTGATGGCGGTCGCGGCCTGGGGGCTGCCGATGATGTTCAGCGTGCCGCTCTTCAGCCGCGATGTGTACGCCTATATTGGCCAGGGCCGGCTGATGGTGGAGGGTTTCAACCCTTACGAGAACGGCATTTCAGCCCTGTCCAACTACTTCCAGCTCGGCGCGGACAAGATGTGGACGGAAGCGCCCGTTCCCTATGGTCAGTTGTTCCTGTGGATCGAGCAGTTCGTGGTCTGGTCCACCAACGTCCAGCCGGAGGCAAGCGTGATGCTGTTCCGGCTCGTGGCCCTGGCGGGGGTGGTCCTGTGCGTCATCTACGTTCCCCGGCTCGCCGAACTGCACGGCGTCAACCCGCACCGGGCCTTGTGGCTCACAGCCGCCAATCCGCTGTTCCTCACCAACTTCATCGCCAGCGTCCACAACGATGCCCTCATGATCGGGCTGGCGCTGGCCGGCCTCTACTACTCGGCGACGCACCGCGTGGTCCGGGGCGTGGTCCTGGTTACGCTCTCCATCGCGGTCAAACCCATCACCATAGTGTTCCTGCCGTTCATTGGGCTGCTGTGGGCCGGCAAGGACGCCGGCTGGTTGCGCAAGTTCGTATTCTGGGGCCTGACGGCGGGCCTGAGCCTGGGGCTCCTGGTCCTGATGAGCCTGGTCAATGGTTTTGGCTTCGGCTGGATCAACGGGCTGTCCGCTCCGGGCAGCATTTCCATCTGGTACGCCCCCGTTGGCCTGATCGGAATGGTGGTCGCCTCGCTGGCGAATTCGTTCGGCCTGGAGGGTGCCGTCTTTGCGGACGTCGTGTTCGACGGCGGGAAGCTGCTTGCCGTGGGCATCGTGGCCTGGCAGATTTTCCGCGGCGACTACGACCGGGTGATGCGCCGTCTTACCCTCGCCTTCGCGGCGGTGGTCCTGCTGGCTCCCATGATCCAGTCCTGGTACGTGGTCTGGCTCATACCGCTCTTTGCGGTGACCGGCATCCGGAACGACTGGCAAGTCAAGGCACTCTACTTTGTGGTGTCCTTCTTCATGATCTATGCCATTTCGGATCAGCTGGAGGTCTTCCCGTACCTGCAAACGGAAGACCTTGGCTTCGCGTTGGCGCTTGCCCGCGTTGCTGCTGCGGTGACCGGCCTGCTGTTTGGCCTGTACCTGGTCTTCTGGGATCCCCGCACGCGCCGGCTGTTCCGCAAGACCCATGAGACCGTCGTCGAACGCCCCGTCATCTAA
- the orn gene encoding oligoribonuclease yields the protein MPISNERIVWIDCEMTGLDIKNDALIEVAALVTDSELNILGDGVDVVIKPDDAAVAQMNDFVRDMHTKSGLLKELPHGKTMAEAEAAVMEYISKWVPDPRKAPLGGNSVGTDRVFLSRDMPAVVEHLHYRVIDVSTIKELSRRWFARAYFQAPAKKGGHRALGDIKDSIDELRYYREAVFVPAPGPDSVTAQQIARRITATEGPEAREA from the coding sequence GTGCCTATCTCTAACGAACGAATCGTCTGGATCGACTGCGAAATGACCGGTCTGGACATCAAGAATGACGCCCTGATCGAGGTGGCGGCCCTGGTCACCGACTCGGAACTGAACATCCTGGGTGACGGCGTAGACGTGGTCATCAAACCCGACGATGCCGCGGTGGCCCAGATGAACGACTTCGTCCGGGACATGCACACGAAGTCCGGGCTGCTGAAGGAACTGCCCCATGGCAAGACGATGGCGGAGGCGGAAGCGGCCGTGATGGAGTACATCTCCAAGTGGGTGCCGGACCCCCGGAAGGCGCCCCTGGGCGGAAATTCTGTGGGAACGGACAGGGTATTCCTGTCGCGGGACATGCCCGCCGTGGTTGAACACCTGCACTATCGCGTTATCGACGTGAGCACCATTAAGGAACTCTCCCGCCGCTGGTTCGCCCGTGCATACTTCCAGGCGCCGGCGAAAAAGGGCGGCCACCGGGCCCTGGGCGACATCAAGGATTCCATCGACGAACTGCGCTACTACCGGGAGGCCGTGTTCGTGCCGGCGCCCGGACCGGACAGCGTCACGGCCCAGCAGATCGCCCGCCGCATCACCGCCACGGAGGGACCCGAAGCGCGCGAAGCGTAA
- the def gene encoding peptide deformylase: MTVLPITIWGEPVLHRRAAEVEVFDDELRTLIADMFETNDAANGVGLAAPQVGVGKRIFVYKYANDDGAPPAGVLVNPVLTLSKISGAVPDPDEEEEGCLSFPSGQYPLKRAEWARVEGFDGYGQPVRFEATGWFARVMQHEYDHLDGKLYVNRLMDRYARKAMKQAKKNGWGVPGLTWMPGVDPDPFGH, encoded by the coding sequence ATGACCGTTCTGCCAATCACCATCTGGGGAGAGCCCGTGCTGCACCGCCGGGCAGCAGAGGTGGAGGTGTTCGATGACGAGCTGCGGACCCTGATTGCGGACATGTTCGAAACAAACGATGCCGCCAACGGTGTGGGCCTCGCCGCGCCCCAGGTAGGCGTGGGCAAGAGGATCTTCGTGTACAAGTATGCGAATGACGACGGTGCTCCCCCTGCCGGTGTCCTGGTCAACCCGGTCCTGACCTTGTCCAAGATCTCCGGCGCCGTTCCGGATCCGGATGAGGAAGAGGAAGGCTGCCTGTCCTTTCCCAGCGGGCAGTACCCGCTGAAGCGCGCCGAGTGGGCGCGGGTGGAGGGCTTTGACGGCTACGGCCAGCCCGTGAGGTTTGAGGCAACGGGCTGGTTCGCCCGGGTCATGCAGCACGAATACGACCACCTGGACGGCAAGCTCTATGTCAACCGCCTGATGGACCGCTACGCCCGCAAGGCCATGAAGCAGGCCAAGAAGAACGGGTGGGGCGTTCCGGGACTGACGTGGATGCCAGGCGTGGACCCGGACCCCTTCGGCCATTAG
- a CDS encoding HNH endonuclease family protein: MTVSWSAYRTARRRSRQAWAILLLAGLLVLAGLYWFFTAGQFALTAPAVSGPVEAPVFDSSWMKPVVPVRPVPHGSAADALEGLSVKGRAAKDDYRREAFGQAWLDVDRNGCDTRNDILRRDLQDVVFMEGSRCRIAAGHFQEPYTAGFVDFRRGSESSRAVQVDHVVALGDAWQKGAQALTAKQRESLANDPLNLIAADGPANQQKGAGDAATWLPKNTSIRCHYVARQISVKAAYALWVTEAEKDAMKRVLAACPGQETVRSN, translated from the coding sequence ATGACCGTGAGCTGGTCCGCCTACCGCACCGCCCGCCGTCGTTCGCGGCAGGCCTGGGCCATCCTGCTGCTGGCCGGCCTGCTGGTGCTGGCGGGCCTGTACTGGTTCTTCACCGCCGGCCAGTTCGCGCTCACGGCACCTGCCGTTTCCGGACCTGTTGAGGCGCCGGTCTTCGATTCCTCATGGATGAAGCCCGTGGTACCCGTCAGGCCGGTGCCCCACGGCTCTGCCGCGGACGCCCTGGAGGGACTTTCGGTCAAGGGCAGGGCTGCCAAAGATGACTACCGCCGCGAAGCGTTCGGGCAGGCGTGGCTGGATGTGGACCGGAACGGCTGCGACACCCGCAACGACATCCTTCGCCGGGACCTCCAGGACGTCGTCTTCATGGAAGGTTCCAGGTGCCGCATCGCCGCCGGTCACTTCCAGGAGCCCTACACCGCCGGCTTCGTGGACTTCCGCCGTGGCTCGGAAAGCAGCCGGGCGGTCCAGGTTGACCATGTGGTGGCGCTCGGCGACGCGTGGCAGAAAGGTGCGCAGGCGCTGACGGCCAAGCAGCGCGAGAGCCTGGCCAACGATCCCCTGAACCTCATCGCGGCGGACGGGCCGGCGAACCAGCAGAAAGGCGCCGGGGATGCCGCCACCTGGCTTCCGAAAAACACCTCAATCCGCTGCCACTACGTGGCCAGGCAGATCTCGGTCAAAGCGGCCTATGCCCTCTGGGTGACCGAAGCGGAAAAGGACGCCATGAAACGGGTGCTGGCAGCCTGCCCGGGACAGGAGACGGTCAGGTCAAACTGA